The nucleotide window GGAATAAGTCACAAGAACcttgctatttacaacagcagagtaacACATGAATACATCGCGACTCAAGAGGGAGCTCTTGCCAAGAATACCTAAACCTGCGTAGAGCACAGTCTTAAACATTGGGTTCATTTACAGGAATAAAGAAGAACAGACGCATATGACCTGAATAAAAGGCTGTAAAAATCAACTTGGGACTGAATATATACAATTATGATGCCAGAGACATGGaaaacagatagcctactatACATAATTTGTCATATTGTCATGtgtgggtacagtatgtgtgtgtccgtctgtgcgTGAAATGTTTGCTTTTGCCTGTGGGTGTCGAGACATCTTACTCACAGCATGAGTTTCAGCCAGGCAATGAAGCGAGATCGTGCATATTATGCCAGTCATAAACAGTAGTTTCATGACAAGCCTCTTTATGGCTTACAACCAAGGTTTAGCAACACAGGTCTCACACTTAAAATATTCTCCTAAATATGTTGTCATTGTATCTTTCATGTCACAGTACATGTAATTCCATGGCTGTTGAGCTGTTGCCAAACCGCCTTAGACTGGCACAAGTCCATCGTTTTGTAACTCTGTGTGCTTTCATACACACCCCATATTATTCTTCTATAgactagattagattcaacttttttgtcattgcagaatacaaagacaaagaaacaTAGCCTAGTTTTATACCTGATAATATCTCATCTTTTCTTTTCCACGTGAATCCACTGAATGGCTTCCACCTGCCATACAGCACATTAACATTAAATGAACGCAATATCTTaggtttttttaattttttcatTTGGATCAAACATGAAtgttttgaaaataaatgttgTTTTGTACATAAAACAACTGTAGTGCATttcaaaacaagcacacatCCCAAATGAGATAGAGATCTTATAGTGATAATACATTTGATCTCCGGTCACATTCTTTTAATTTTGACATCACATCTAATTTTAGAGCGCTTAACGTATACTTTGCTCCTGCTTGCATGCATTTGTATGCAGTGCCATAATATGCACAAATAACACTGGTGAGTTTGTGTAATTATGCAATCTCTTGACAAACACTGGGTCAAATGCTACAGTATGAATGCATTTATatgtcatattcatattttactgtTTGGAGTGACATCAGTATATCAGGTAAATCACGTGGTTTAGAAGAAGCCAACCTGCCCGTGGGCAGAAAAGTTTTACTGCTGAATAAACAGACAACATTCTTAGCCATGGAATCCCACTTGCAGGATCAACTTTCACTTTTGCTGTTTCTGCACCAACCGGATTCATTCCTAGAAACAAAGAACCTAGAGACATGGACACCAGGTCAAACCTGACCAAACATGTCTTTCAAAAGTGCTAtatttaaagggtcactgcaccctaaaataggttttttgagctgttgattgattaaaaatactcataagtggtgaactgtactattaccagggttaatattgacaaaaatcgtgtttctcgacaaaagtaacatttcgtctgattttgtattggaaatattgctctctcgcgcatactaccgtttgaaaacatgccatggcatgttggtccaaaatacttttggaatgctgacgttgtcctgcacttctagtccgacactacgtcaccgggtcgttacaaattaggactgaaacgccccaacacctgctgccctgattagcctacctgtgataaaccatgtctgcagcactcattcccagattgacacgaaatcaccatggttgattggttgcagcagtgctgcactctctctccaaatttcagaacgtctcgcccattttgaaagccgttttcagaaatgtgaagtgggtggagttatggggtgaagtgactctttaaagatAAATATAAATGTGGAACACAACAATTCATGTAAATAATGTAATATCTAGTGAATATTCAACACGGTGCCCCTATAAATGTTGGGccctatgaaaaaaaaaaatagatgaaAGAAATGTCATAATGTTGAAAGAATGTCATCCTGATTTAGCCACAGAAAGCCTGGAAAGAACAATCCCTGTTTCACCAGTTTTCTAACTTTGCATGTAAATGAAGTGTTGATATTGGAATGGTGATATAACAACAGCACAAAATCCAATGTTTGAACTCTTCTGCTTGTAGGGTCACAGAGACACAAGTTGTTGTCAGTGAAACATACACAATTGACAGAGGAGCAGTGTTGCCAAGTCTGTGTGTTATAAGCTACTTAGGGCTTGTGTTTTTGCAAAGTCGCTTTGTTTGTTGCTTATTTTTCTCTGAAGACTTGGTGACACTGGTCGGGAGACCGCCGGGTCAATGTCCAGGCTACAAAGAGATGTTATCATAGCCCTTTCTTGTTCCATACAGAAGTGACTGAGGGCAATGGTGCTTTACTCCTTTGACTTGTCACTTACAGTAACAGTAAATTCCTTAATTACCGAAATGCATTCATTGCACAGTAAACACTTTGGTTTATTACTTGATGTTGACAGCAATGGCTAAACAATAAGCTACTTGTCAGTCTACTCCGACTGGAACTGCCGGTTTTGATATCATCAATTTTATGTTTCAGAGACAGACATTGTTAGGCATTAGGCTTTAACATTGGGATAAGTGCTGCCAAAGCAGGAATTATGGGTGCAGGTTATGGGTGCATTTGTAAATTTCCACTCCGGGCGCTCAGAGTAGGCCTGCACTCAAACTTTTTAACCCCGTGTTATTCTATTTTCAGAGTATTGAATTTATGAACGCACCCCATACAGTCAATGTGATAGGCACGAGCCACGTGACATTGTTTACTTTGGCAGCCAATCActgctgttgttttattttattgattaTGGCATAGTCATGAAAGGCAGATTTTCAGACTTTTCCAGagggaacgtccctccgcttcgcgtcgggccgtatcaccgtctctagaacgtgcattaactttgactaACCGCACGGCGAGTCGTCCATTATCCCATACATAGTCAAGCTCTATCTGTGTGGTGAAATATTTACTTTGTCAACGGAAGCCACAAAAtggttgtaaaatatatttttaaagatctgttgtgttctgtttcttttctgtCAGAAATAATAGATATCCTGTAACATTTCCCCAGATCAGTAATCCGCTGCCCGTCGAGATCCTTTTCGCCTTGCCAGGACCTATTTTGCGATAATTACCGGCAGACCATACATTAGCCTATACAGGGAAATATTCATGAATTTAACATTTTAATTGTAAAAAGCTTGAAAACAATTTGGTCAACATGTAGGAAAACTATTATACATATTCAGCCACCAATATAATATCAAACTTTCACCGGTTCACACACTTATCTCAAAAGTAAATGCTAATAAAATCCTGGATGCTGACAGATATCCTGTCACATTTCCCTGTTAGTAATCAATGGCATCAACAAAACAATCAATACAGGGAATTGATGTCAATGTGGGGAAATGATATCTAGCCTTTCCTTCTTTCAGATGAACATGATCAATGCCATTATTTGAGAGACCTTGTTCAATCTACACGAATAGACTTAGATAATTAAATCTTGCACAACTTGGGCACTATCTCACTGTTAACAACCTCCTTCATTTTCTCCAGCTCATCTAGAATGTTCTCAAAATGTCTGGCTGTGTTCCTCATCTCATTGATGAACTTCAGCATGTTTGACTTGATTTTGTTAGCTTCTGCCACTGAGAGCTTGggaccgctctctctctccgccttcTTTTTCAGCTTCTTCATCTCGTGGATCTCTTTGGCGTCCTTGGCGATAAAGACCACATCCAGGACAAGCATGAGGCTGGAGAGGACTGTGGTCAGTTTCCCAGCGACGCTGACGGCTCGTGTTGCCTGGGCAGCCACGCGGCCAACGTTGACGGCCTTGGCAAGTCGGACCACCTGCAACAAGCCTGCTGCACCTCGCCCTGCGCCCATCCCGGCCTCTAGCCTGTGGGTCGTTACTGCGATCTTGCGGTATTCTTGCATTTTGGCCACTCTGCCTTTGATCTTGTTCGTACTCACGAGCACGGGGTTTATTTTGTTCTGGAAGTCAGTCACGATGTCTTCGATGGTCTTGCGCAAGGTCTTCTGCCGGACCATGTTGGTGATGTTGGACACTGCTCCTGTGGCTCCTCCTGCGGCCGCCATGCCCACCCCAACCGCCGTCACTGCCAGGGAGGCTCCCAGGGTGAAGGGTGCGAGGACCAGCCCGACTATAGAGGTGATTCCCCCGGCTGCGCCGATGACTCCCCCAGTCAGGCTGCCGATGGTGGTTTTGCGGTGGACTTTCTCCAGCCGGTCAGTGATTTCATCCAGGTGCCTGGTCTGCTCTTTGAGATGCTGGTGATCTCCACGGAAAAAAGCGCAGAAGATCTTGATGTTCTCTTTCAGTTCGCAAATCAATTCTGCGATTATTCTGACAGATGAAGAGGATATGGAAATATCAGTGACATTTTGggattccatgtgtgtgtcggggtgtgtgtatgtgtgttgtgtgttgtgtgtgtatctttaatTTTCTCACCCTTCATCCGTCAAAAAAGAGCCTTTTCCATCGATACCTAAAAGATTAATAACTGTtacagcacatttttttttaccaggaaTGACATCTGTGTTTACAATTAAATTCATTGATAACTCACCCATTGCATAGAGAAGATCTCTATCAAATTCTTGTTTTATGGCCTGTAACCATAATTTGGTGTCATTGACAGCGTTTTCATGGATAtctaatatttttttacatgtacatatacTGTTCCATATTTACTagaaaatgtataaaatcaCCTCAATACTGAGATGTTTAGGTATACGTCGAGCCAAGATTGGTTTCTTAAGAACATCATCCAGGGTGGGTCTCTTGGCTGGGTTTGGAGTTAGTAAGTCATTGATGAGATCCTGTAGATCACTGGAGTAGTATTTGGACAGACGGATATTCTGTACATTCTTCATTGCCGCAATCCAATCTTCAGGTGTGTAGCTCTAGATGATGCATCAATGAAATAGGTTAATGAAAACGCTGAGGACATAGAATAATAGCCAtagactgactgacacacatacaaagaaccAAATACCTAACCAAGCTGCTGAAGCATGATTGTGTTAGAATGGCACATCACTGAATTTTAAATTGGTACACATCCCCTTACGCTTTTTAGGGAAAGAACATTGCTTGGATTACATATAAATGGAAACCTATGGAACTGCTTCAGAGTGGGGAGCGAAAAGGGCATATGCTCATTAAATCTTTGAGCAGGCACGGATAAGTCACAAAACAAGGTTGGTGTGAGTCgtctgtgtgttcatgggatTTAGACAACCATTACATTCTTACGGTTTTTCTTTTTGCTCTTTCCACTTTATTGTGCCTGTCGCCTGTAGTGATAATGATCCATTGTTGAATTTTTCTGActgttgtttatttttcatgGATGTAGTatcagtgtctgtatgtgcttttgtgttattgttgtgctCTTGAACCGTCCAAGTCAGCTTTTCTATATTATGTTTGAAAAAATGAACCTTACCAGCTTGCACATGTTGTAGAGTACCAATCCCAAAGACCAAACATCACTGGAAAATTTAAGAGAAATTGTGAaagatgtgttttgttttgttttgtgcttaaatatgatacagtacattcataacTTCAAACACATGAAGTCAGTGTGCAATACCTCAAGGTGTTGTAAGGTGTTTGACCAAGAACTTCAGGTGCCATGTAGACTGGTGTTCCAGCCACTGTACCAGTATAAGCCTGTGATCTAAAAGTAGACAAATCAGTTGAAATATAGACAGGTCTACAGTACGTATActgtatttaagcaataagccgaGAGGTCgcagtttacactgattttagaacagctaaggggtgttgttaggcacgacgcgcaAGAGGATAATTATCACGTTCAGCGTTCCAATTGATGAAAGCCTTTTTTTCCatcactacacatacacacccacacacacctacacacacacacacacacctacacacacctacacacacacacacacacacacacacacacacacacacacacacacacacacacacacacacacttattttgcTTCTTGTATCCATAATTTTAGAATATCTTCATTTATTCAATGTTTCAGTTTAGTGTGCCTTGTCATACAACCTGTTTTGGCCTCATGTTGAAAGTTAAAATAACATGCCCACTTTTCGAAAACAACTTATTTGCCATCTTCTAACAGTTAGCCTATAGGTGCAAGGGAGCTATGGGCTAATTGGTCGGTCCCACCCACTTCCAGTGATTTATGCTATGCGAGGCTTACAGTGTCAGACTATTGCATGcccagagaagagaaggaaataTATCCTCTAATCTACTTGAGGTAGATGACAAATACGCTTATTTCCCGTAAAGATAGCCTGTTCCTGTAATAAGTCACATCCAGTGTACCTTTTCCTGCAATA belongs to Sardina pilchardus chromosome 16, fSarPil1.1, whole genome shotgun sequence and includes:
- the LOC134059490 gene encoding probable serine/threonine-protein kinase nek1, yielding MGNAQRVLEKHGYTKIKTIGSGAFGKAILAKYSEDGENYILKEMKLISEENIKVAKDEASLLIKMHHPFIVGYKESFEESGRLFIAMDYCEMGDLDKMIEHQLQKGVHFPEKEVLDWFVQICLAVKYVHDKNIIHRDIKPQNIFVTMEGTLKLGDFGLAKVLPRSQAYTGTVAGTPVYMAPEVLGQTPYNTLSDVWSLGLVLYNMCKLSYTPEDWIAAMKNVQNIRLSKYYSSDLQDLINDLLTPNPAKRPTLDDVLKKPILARRIPKHLSIEAIKQEFDRDLLYAMGIDGKGSFLTDEGIIAELICELKENIKIFCAFFRGDHQHLKEQTRHLDEITDRLEKVHRKTTIGSLTGGVIGAAGGITSIVGLVLAPFTLGASLAVTAVGVGMAAAGGATGAVSNITNMVRQKTLRKTIEDIVTDFQNKINPVLVSTNKIKGRVAKMQEYRKIAVTTHRLEAGMGAGRGAAGLLQVVRLAKAVNVGRVAAQATRAVSVAGKLTTVLSSLMLVLDVVFIAKDAKEIHEMKKLKKKAERESGPKLSVAEANKIKSNMLKFINEMRNTARHFENILDELEKMKEVVNSEIVPKLCKI